The Callospermophilus lateralis isolate mCalLat2 chromosome 3, mCalLat2.hap1, whole genome shotgun sequence genome has a segment encoding these proteins:
- the Id1 gene encoding DNA-binding protein inhibitor ID-1 has translation MKVASGSAAAAAGPSCTLKAGKTAGGAGEVMRCLSEQSVAISRCASGAGARLPALLDEQQVNVLLYDMNGCYSRLKELVPTLPQNRKVSKVEILQHVIDYIRDLQLELNSESEVGTPGGRGLPVRAPLSTLNGEISALAAEAACVPADDRILCR, from the exons ATGAAGGTTGCCAGTGGCAGTGCCGCGGCCGCCGCGGGTCCCAGTTGCACCCTGAAGGCCGGCAAGACGGCGGGCGGCGCGGGCGAGGTGATGCGCTGCCTGTCGGAGCAGAGCGTGGCCATCTCCCGCTGCGCCAGCGGCGCCGGGGCGCGCCTGCCAGCCCTGCTGGACGAGCAGCAGGTGAACGTGCTGCTCTACGACATGAACGGCTGTTATTCGCGCCTCAAGGAGCTGGTGCCCACCCTGCCCCAGAACCGCAAAGTGAGCAAAGTAGAGATCCTTCAGCACGTCATCGACTACATCAGGGATCTGCAGTTGGAGCTGAACTCGGAATCCGAAGTCGGGACCCCCGGGGGCCGAGGGCTGCCGGTCAGAGCTCCGCTCAGCACCCTGAACGGCGAAATCAGCGCCTTGGCGGCCGAG GCAGCATGTGTTCCAGCGGACGATCGCATCTTGTGTCGCTGA